One window of the Fragaria vesca subsp. vesca unplaced genomic scaffold, FraVesHawaii_1.0 scf0512886, whole genome shotgun sequence genome contains the following:
- the LOC101314716 gene encoding uncharacterized protein LOC101314716 translates to MADVRQKKVVQQKGNFSIQEDELLCHIYLEISQDPIDGVNQKKDKVWARITELWNQDKDENQTRTSKSLQSRFVDLTYCVSKFRGVVRQVEDDNPSGANEKDICAKAKQILLDDPNFTKKKLQFDHVWHILKDAEKWADTDEDEQELYNDELDTSRRPIGVKKAKLKRKEANEQTKIAKQIRESN, encoded by the exons ATGGCAGATGTTAGGCAAAAGAAAGTTGTCcaacaaaaaggaaattttTCGATCCAAGAAGATGAACTcttatgtcatatatatcttgaaatttctcaagatCCTATCGATGGTGTTAACCAAAAGAAGGATAAAGTATGGGCGAGGATCACTGAATTGTGGAATCAAGATAAGGATGAGAATCAGACGAGAACATCCAAGTCTCTTCAAAGTCGATTTGTAGATCTTACTTACTGTGTAAGCAAATTTCGTGGTGTTGTTCGTCAAGTGGAGGATGACAATCCAAGCGGTGCAAATGAGAAAGATATT TGTgccaaagcaaaacaaattctACTAGATGATCCTAACTTCACAAAGAAGAAACTTCAGTTTGATCATGTGTGGCATATTCTTAAGGATGCTGAAAAGTGGGCCGATACTG ATGAAGACGAACAAGAGCTATATAATGATGAACTCGACACGTCTCGTCGACCCATTGGTGTAAAGAAAGCAAAGCTGAAAAGGAAAGAGGCCAATGAGCAGACCAAGATTGCTAAACAAATCAGAGAATCCAAttaa